A single genomic interval of Chitinophaga sp. 180180018-3 harbors:
- a CDS encoding DUF4251 domain-containing protein, with amino-acid sequence MKKSILFKTALLLLMVVTVSGSLSAQETKAQKKAEKAAQIKAFIDAQNYTFVAQNAFPMGGRMRYITPDYNLTVTRDSVVSYLPFFGRAYQADYGSNKSPLDFKTKSFDYTATPGKKDGWNVTIKPKDNRSVQSMNLTVSSEGYASLQVTSNDRSAISFNGYVSEAPVKKKKK; translated from the coding sequence ATGAAAAAGTCCATTCTATTTAAAACCGCCCTACTCCTGTTGATGGTTGTAACTGTTTCCGGCAGCCTGTCTGCGCAGGAGACCAAAGCACAGAAAAAGGCAGAAAAAGCGGCTCAGATAAAAGCATTCATCGATGCGCAAAATTATACCTTTGTTGCGCAGAATGCCTTCCCGATGGGAGGCCGCATGAGATACATCACGCCAGACTATAATCTCACCGTCACCCGCGATTCAGTGGTCAGCTATCTGCCGTTCTTTGGAAGAGCTTATCAGGCCGATTATGGTTCCAACAAATCGCCCCTGGATTTCAAAACCAAATCGTTCGATTACACTGCCACTCCGGGAAAAAAGGATGGCTGGAATGTAACGATCAAACCCAAAGACAACAGGTCGGTTCAATCCATGAACTTAACGGTATCCAGCGAAGGCTATGCCTCTCTGCAGGTGACGAGCAACGACAGATCTGCGATTAGTTTTAATGGGTATGTATCGGAGGCGCCGGTGAAAAAAAAGAAGAAATAG